In Aedes albopictus strain Foshan chromosome 3, AalbF5, whole genome shotgun sequence, the genomic window CCGTTTTCGGTGCAGTAAATTGGGTTCAACTGCGACTCGACCATCTCTGGTGGCAGTGATTCTGtaattgatttttaaagaaacAATGCAATAAAATATGCGTTGTTTTGAACATAAACTGGAGAAGATGCTTACCAAGAATAACGGATTCAGGCTGCTCACTGGGCTGGGTCTCGAGCATCTGGAAACGGCTCAGTGTTCCTGTTGGTTTCGGGGGCGGCATCTCCTGCTTAACCATCTGGTACGACGACGATGGTTGCAACAGTGTTTGTGATGGCTGGGTTCGTAACATGGCCTGAGCATGAGTTCGAGCTGATGACAATACAGCCGGAACTGTCACTGGAGATGGCATCACCGGCATCACAATTTGGGGCACAGGTTGCTGAGTTATCGGGGAATGTGGTACATGTTGCGAAGTCACATGCTGATTCGGTAGATCAACGATCATCGTGTTATGGGTCGGCGAAGACTGCACCAATCGAGTTGGCTGCATTGGGATCAGGGGCGATGTTCTTCCGGTCAGCGAGTCTGTCGTTCCTTTACGCTTATTTTCGCTTTTCCCGCGGGCAACCACTTTCGACGGAGCATCTACTTTCTGCGTTAGAGCTTCTCGGTGCTCGGTGACTTTTGCCGGCATTCCCATTTCTGTAATATGAAAGTAAAACTAACAGTGAAACATCGCTATTTAATGATATTTATACAGTTCTATGCACCTTCAAACATTGCGTCGTAGTTCTTGGAACTCACTACCTTCGGTTTGATCTTCGCTTTCAGAATTTTTCGCTTTCCTTCAACGTCCGACACGTCCTTCTTGGCAAGTTCATCGGCTGCTTTCTCCGCTGCTTCGAAGTTGCGAAGTTTCTTTAGCACCATCACAGGGATATTCTTCACTGAGCCACGGAATTCCGCTCCTGACTCGCGCAACTTTTCGATCTTGTCGTTCGCTATTTTTGGCCACATTAACTGGTTCTTCTTGATCCACGAAGTTGGGACGGCCAACACGTTGAACTTGTTGTTCTCGATAAACTGCACAATTGCGAACATTTTGGCTATTTTGCTGAGATTAAAACTCCGAACAATTTCAAGAAATTCACTGCACGAGCACGGCGAATCAA contains:
- the LOC109426889 gene encoding uncharacterized protein LOC109426889, whose translation is MFAIVQFIENNKFNVLAVPTSWIKKNQLMWPKIANDKIEKLRESGAEFRGSVKNIPVMVLKKLRNFEAAEKAADELAKKDVSDVEGKRKILKAKIKPKVVSSKNYDAMFEEMGMPAKVTEHREALTQKVDAPSKVVARGKSENKRKGTTDSLTGRTSPLIPMQPTRLVQSSPTHNTMIVDLPNQHVTSQHVPHSPITQQPVPQIVMPVMPSPVTVPAVLSSARTHAQAMLRTQPSQTLLQPSSSYQMVKQEMPPPKPTGTLSRFQMLETQPSEQPESVILESLPPEMVESQLNPIYCTENGVIYVTNSGSDHLNLDNHLLTDGNGNVTYADLKKDLQKFIQSSVDAAVEKSFQSHFTRMTALIEMEGRPKTASEPTEHPVEQHVRISGEVDLHNWNAKLADSELCNQYLQYFTRIIPPNSYANNGNNACYTIVDCLFTREFWDRFTWTGISRGQKSKRGFREFGNVLGLLLKLVQIGDPTYTTQKLEEFCRTRLFRYSRSRCSNKQLRKSACRPTRKRKAPTGLQDDNEGPEDALRENDDPVNTSDIVEECNSQGDVDPDTTFDHDADIEPDDGDEEIMDTTGDVTD